From Nicotiana tabacum cultivar K326 chromosome 20, ASM71507v2, whole genome shotgun sequence, one genomic window encodes:
- the LOC107792677 gene encoding heat shock cognate 70 kDa protein 2-like, which translates to MKLWPFQVGDVAGDKPPRILVYYKGEKKQFTAEEISAMVLMKMKEIAEAFLGTSVRNAVVTVPAYFNDSQRQATKDAGVIAGLNVMHIINEPTAAALAYYGLDNKATSVAEKNALIFDLGGGTLDVSILTIVEGSIFEVKATAGDTNLGGEDFTNRLVNHFVQEFKLKSTKDITSNPMALQRLRTACESAKRTLSSSAQTTIEIVNLYEGIDLSSTITRTKFEELNMDLFAKCVTSVERCLRDARMIQSSVHDVVLIGGSSKIPKVQQLLLV; encoded by the coding sequence ATGAAGTTGTGGCCATTCCAGGTTGGTGATGTTGCCGGTGATAAGCCGCCAAGGATTTTAGTCTACTACAAGGGTGAGAAGAAACAGTTTACTGCTGAGGAGATCTCAGCTATGGTGCTCATGAAGATGAAAGAGATTGCTGAAGCCTTCCTTGGCACAAGTGTTAGGAATGCTGTGGTTACTGTTCCAGCCTACTTCAATGACTCTCAGCGTCAGGCCACCAAGGATGCTGGTGTTATTGCAGGCCTGAATGTGATGCATATTATTAATGAACCTACAGCAGCTGCCCTTGCTTATTATGGTCTTGATAATAAAGCTACGAGTGTTGCTGAGAAGAATGCGCTAATCTTTGATCTTGGTGGTGGTACATTGGATGTCTCTATTCTCACAATTGTGGAAGGTAGTATCTTTGAGGTGAAAGCTACTGCTGGAGACACCAACCTTGGAGGTGAGGACTTCACCAATAGGTTGGTTAACCATTTTGTTCAGGAATTCAAGCTAAAGAGCACAAAGGATATCACTAGTAATCCTATGGCGCTCCAAAGGTTGAGAACTGCATGTGAGAGTGCAAAAAGGACCCTTTCATCCTCTGCTCAGACCACCATTGAAATCGTCAATCTATACGAGGGTATTGACCTTTCTTCCACCATCACACGTACTAAGTTTGAAGAGCTTAACATGGATCTGTTTGCAAAGTGTGTGACATCAGTTGAGCGCTGTTTGAGGGACGCTCGGATGATCCAGAGCTCGGTTCATGATGTCGTCCTGATTGGTGGTTCCTCTAAAATCCCAAAGGTCCAACAACTTTTGCTCGTCTAA